In the genome of Colletes latitarsis isolate SP2378_abdomen chromosome 9, iyColLati1, whole genome shotgun sequence, one region contains:
- the Fdh gene encoding alcohol dehydrogenase class-3 Fdh, which produces MSDTAGKVVYCKAAVAWKEKQPLSLEEVQVAPPKAHEVRIRIVAVALCHTDAYTLNGLDPEGIFPCILGHEGSGIVESIGEGVTEFQPGDHVIPLYIPQCKDCKFCKSPKTNLCSKIRETQGKGVMPDGTSRFTCKGQTIAHFMGCSTFSEYTVVADISLAKINPVAPFDKVCLLGCGVPTGYGAALNTAKVEPGSTCAIWGLGAVGLAVAFGCKKAGAKRIIGIDVNPSKFQQARVFGCTEFVNPKDYDKPVQQVLIELTDGGLDYTFECVGNVKTMRAALESCHKGWGMSVIVGVAAAGQEISTRPFQLVTGRVWKGTAFGGWKSKESVPKLVDEYMSKTLILDEFVTHTLPFHRINDGFDLLHSGNCLRTVLKY; this is translated from the exons ATGTCGGACACTGCTGGAAAG GTAGTTTATTGCAAAGCTGCTGTAGCATGGAAAGAAAAACAACCTTTGTCGCTTGAAGAGGTTCAAGTTGCACCACCAAAGGCTCACGAAGTAAGAATAAGAATTGTTGCTGTTGCTTTGTGTCATACCGATGCTTATACCTTAAATGGGTTGGATCCAGAAGGAATCTTTCCATGTATTCTTGGTCACGAAGGCAGTGGTATCGTTGAAAGTATCGGAGAAGGAGTCACCGAATTTCAACCTG GTGACCATGTAATCCCATTATACATTCCTCAATGCAAGGATTGTAAATTCTGTAAATCTCCCAAGACAAATTTGTGTAGCAAAATTCGTGAAACGCAAGGGAAGGGGGTAATGCCGGATGGTACTTCCAGGTTTACTTGTAAAGGCCAAACGATTGCCCACTTCATGGGTTGTTCTACTTTCTCTGAATATACCGTGGTGGCAGATATTTCTCTTGCAAAG ATCAATCCTGTTGCACCATTTGATAAAGTATGCTTGCTGGGATGCGGAGTACCGACGGGGTATGGTGCTGCCCTTAATACCGCTAAAGTAGAACCTGGAAGCACTTGTGCTATATGGGGACTGGGCGCGGTCGGGCTAGCAGTTGCATTCGGTTGTAAGAAAGCTGGTGCTAAGCGTATTATTGGAATAGATGTTAACCCAAGTAAATTTCAGCAAG CTCGAGTATTTGGATGCACAGAGTTTGTTAATCCTAAGGATTACGAcaaacccgttcaacaagttttaatagaattaacgGATGGTGGACTAGATTATACTTTCGAATGTGTGGGTAATGTAAAAACTATG AGAGCTGCGTTGGAATCCTGTCATAAAGGATGGGGTATGTCCGTTATAGTGGGTGTAGCTGCAGCAGGTCAAGAAATTAGTACTCGTCCGTTCCAGCTGGTGACGGGACGAGTTTGGAAGGGAACCGCATTTGGCGGTTGGAAATCCAAGGAAAGCGTACCTAAATTAGTAGACGAGTACATGTCAAAAACATTGATTCTTGATGAATTCGTTACACACACTCTTCCATTCCATAGGATTAACGATGGATTTGACTTGTTACACTCGGGAAACTG CTTGCGTACTGTGCTCAAATATTAA